ACTTTCTGCACAAATTAAAACCTGAATTTGAGGGTTCAATTGCTTCGCAATATCTACAATCCGATGAATATCTAAAATATCCATAGGTGAAATTACCAAGAGTCGTGCGTGCATGATATGTGCTTGAATTAAAACGCCAGGTTCGGTTGCTACACCACTTACAGCTGCAATATTTGCCTGACGTAGTTTTTCTACGATTTCACGATTCTCTTCTGCAATTACGACTTTAATATTTTGATTAATTAAATTTTCAGTAATACGTCGTCCAACGCCACCATACCCTACAATCACCACTTGATCGCGTAGATAAGATTGATCGACTTCATCGGGCAGCATGGCTAATGGGTCGCCACTACGTTCAAGAAGTCGTGCTAAATGAGAGCGTTCACGAATCCAACGTTGTACCGGCTCAATTGCTGAGAAGATGAAAGAGTTTAGTGTAATTGAGAATAATGCGCCTGCTAAAATCAGGTTTTGAGCTTCTAACGTTAGTAGACCTAAAGAGACACCAAGGGTAGCCAAAATAAATGAAAACTCACCAATTTGAGCAAGGCTGGCCCCGACTGTTAAAGCAGTATTGATTGGATAGCGGAAGAATAAAACCAAGGCCATTGCAGCAAGTGTTTTACCCACCATAATAATCGCGATAACAGCCAAGATATGTAGTGGACGTTCAATAAGGATATGTGGATCAAACAACATTCCTACTGAAACGAAAAATAAAATCGAGAAAATTTCACGTAGTGGTAGCGTTTCTTCTTCTGCGCGATGGCTAAAATCTGATTCTTTAACGACCATTCCGGCAAAGAATGCCCCTAATGCCATTGAAACTCCAAAGATGGCATAAGAACCATAGGCAATCGATACAGCAGCAGCGACTACAGTAAGCGTAAATAGCTCTCTTGAACCTAAGCGAGCAACAAACTGCATAATAATAGGCACAACGCGCTTACCGACAATCAGCATAAAGGCGATAAAGCCAATAACCTTTAATAGGGTGATTCCAAGTGTTAGCCAGATGTTACCTTCTGCGCCTGCTGGGGCTTTTCCGCCAAGTAAAACAGCTGTAGCTGGAAGAAGTACCAAAACAAGTACCATGACTAAATCTTCAACTAATAGCCAGCCCACAGCAATTTTGCCGTTTACAGAATCTAGAAGACCACGGTCTCCTAAAGCTTTTAATAATACAACTGTACTCGCACATGACAGGCTTAAGCCAAAAACGAGTGCGGAGCCAAAGCTCCAGCCCCATAACATTGAAACGCCAATACCCAGTAAAGT
The window above is part of the Acinetobacter baumannii genome. Proteins encoded here:
- a CDS encoding cation:proton antiporter, which produces MPHDVDLIILLAVGFGVALFFGYIAARLRLPPLIGYLIAGIIISPNTPGVEADIHLANQLAELGVMFLMFGVGMHFSLNDLLLVRRIALPGAILQIAVATLLGIGVSMLWGWSFGSALVFGLSLSCASTVVLLKALGDRGLLDSVNGKIAVGWLLVEDLVMVLVLVLLPATAVLLGGKAPAGAEGNIWLTLGITLLKVIGFIAFMLIVGKRVVPIIMQFVARLGSRELFTLTVVAAAVSIAYGSYAIFGVSMALGAFFAGMVVKESDFSHRAEEETLPLREIFSILFFVSVGMLFDPHILIERPLHILAVIAIIMVGKTLAAMALVLFFRYPINTALTVGASLAQIGEFSFILATLGVSLGLLTLEAQNLILAGALFSITLNSFIFSAIEPVQRWIRERSHLARLLERSGDPLAMLPDEVDQSYLRDQVVIVGYGGVGRRITENLINQNIKVVIAEENREIVEKLRQANIAAVSGVATEPGVLIQAHIMHARLLVISPMDILDIHRIVDIAKQLNPQIQVLICAESKEEAAVIRDEHIGEVFYAKEEMAKNMSHHILNQIELAHQSTHH